Proteins encoded in a region of the Methylobacterium radiotolerans JCM 2831 genome:
- a CDS encoding alpha/beta hydrolase family esterase produces the protein MTEDFGSRDGQRDDRTGPSPFADMIEATRLTGLGRLEEATALIQRSLGGQKPPPADPSAAPQPAAETRNPAAESGTRMREVVGQVVRGLAPVLKGLGNPLRPPAPPPADRAGGTGGRFVALTHAEPAGTREYKLFIPSHPDRPAPLIVMLHGCTQNPDDFAAGTGMNTLAERAGVFVAYPAQSRQAHAQRCWNWYEPRDQGRGAGEPAIIAGLTRAIMAEHAIDPARVYIAGLSAGGAAALNIARAYPDLYAAVGVHSGLAAGCARDLGSALMAMQVGAPGLGAPTAFGTPAPAARVPTIIFHGEDDGTVSVRNADQVLAQAKVAGLTPRSETFEGRGHPFTRTRYRDEAGRVVVEDWRVRGAGHAWSGGRPDGSYTDPEGPDASRAMLDFFAEHRLGPARRP, from the coding sequence ATGACCGAGGATTTCGGCAGTCGCGACGGACAGCGCGACGACAGGACCGGCCCGTCACCCTTCGCCGACATGATCGAGGCCACCCGCCTGACCGGCCTGGGCCGGCTCGAGGAGGCGACCGCCCTCATCCAGCGCAGCCTCGGGGGTCAGAAGCCCCCGCCCGCCGATCCGTCGGCCGCGCCGCAGCCTGCCGCCGAGACGCGGAATCCCGCGGCGGAGTCCGGGACGCGGATGCGCGAGGTGGTGGGGCAGGTCGTGCGCGGGCTCGCGCCGGTGCTGAAGGGCCTGGGCAACCCGCTGCGGCCGCCGGCCCCGCCGCCCGCCGACCGGGCGGGCGGGACCGGGGGCCGCTTCGTGGCGCTGACCCACGCCGAGCCCGCCGGCACCCGCGAGTACAAGCTGTTCATCCCGAGCCACCCCGACCGGCCGGCGCCGCTGATCGTGATGCTGCACGGCTGCACGCAGAATCCGGACGATTTCGCCGCCGGCACCGGCATGAACACCCTCGCCGAGCGCGCCGGCGTGTTCGTGGCCTACCCGGCCCAGAGCCGCCAGGCCCACGCCCAGCGCTGCTGGAACTGGTACGAGCCCCGGGACCAGGGCCGCGGCGCGGGCGAGCCGGCCATCATCGCGGGCCTCACCCGCGCGATCATGGCGGAGCACGCGATCGACCCGGCCCGGGTCTACATCGCCGGCCTGTCGGCGGGGGGCGCCGCCGCCCTCAACATCGCCCGCGCCTACCCGGATCTCTACGCCGCCGTCGGCGTGCATTCGGGCCTCGCGGCCGGCTGCGCCCGGGATCTCGGCTCGGCGCTGATGGCCATGCAGGTCGGTGCACCGGGCCTCGGCGCTCCGACCGCCTTCGGCACCCCCGCGCCCGCCGCCCGCGTCCCGACGATCATCTTCCACGGCGAGGACGACGGCACGGTGAGCGTGCGCAACGCCGACCAGGTGCTCGCCCAGGCCAAGGTCGCCGGGCTGACGCCCCGGTCGGAGACGTTCGAGGGCCGCGGCCATCCCTTCACCCGCACCCGCTACCGGGACGAGGCGGGCCGGGTCGTGGTCGAGGATTGGCGGGTGCGCGGCGCCGGCCACGCCTGGTCGGGCGGCCGCCCCGACGGCAGCTACACGGATCCCGAGGGGCCCGACGCGTCCCGGGCGATGCTCGACTTCTTCGCCGAGCACCGGCTGGGACCGGCGCGGCGCCCGTGA
- the dnaQ gene encoding DNA polymerase III subunit epsilon, translating to MLREIVLDTETTGTEAKGGDRLIEIGAVELLNHIPTGRTFHRYCNPQRPVSEGAFNVHGLSDAFLADKPVFAEIVGELLAFLADGRLVIHNAPFDVGFLNMEYARLGANAPPPIQLEDVVDTLPMARRKHPGAANNLDALCARYGIDNTRRTKHGALLDAQILAEVYVELLGGKQTSLGLLEAEKAAPAAGSTALAAAPAAPRPYRSRLTDAERARHDSFRASLGPAAIWADYIGADDPV from the coding sequence ATGCTGCGCGAGATCGTCCTCGACACCGAGACCACCGGCACGGAGGCGAAGGGAGGCGACCGGCTGATCGAGATCGGCGCGGTGGAGCTCCTCAACCACATCCCCACCGGCCGGACCTTCCACCGCTACTGCAACCCGCAGCGCCCGGTCTCCGAGGGCGCGTTCAACGTCCACGGCCTGTCCGACGCGTTCCTCGCCGACAAGCCGGTCTTCGCCGAGATCGTCGGCGAGTTGCTGGCGTTCCTGGCCGACGGGCGGCTCGTCATCCACAACGCGCCCTTCGACGTCGGCTTCCTCAACATGGAATACGCCCGGCTCGGCGCGAACGCCCCGCCGCCGATCCAGCTGGAGGACGTGGTCGACACCCTGCCGATGGCCCGGCGCAAGCACCCGGGCGCGGCCAACAACCTCGACGCCCTCTGCGCCCGCTACGGCATCGACAACACCCGGCGGACCAAGCACGGGGCGCTCCTCGACGCGCAGATCCTGGCCGAGGTCTACGTCGAGCTGCTCGGCGGCAAGCAGACCAGCCTCGGGCTCCTGGAGGCCGAGAAGGCTGCCCCGGCGGCCGGATCGACCGCCCTGGCGGCGGCCCCGGCGGCACCCCGTCCCTACCGCAGCCGCCTTACGGATGCGGAGCGCGCCCGCCACGACAGCTTCCGCGCGAGCCTCGGTCCCGCCGCGATCTGGGCCGACTACATCGGCGCGGACGATCCGGTCTGA
- the coaE gene encoding dephospho-CoA kinase (Dephospho-CoA kinase (CoaE) performs the final step in coenzyme A biosynthesis.), whose protein sequence is MMPTAGSGPVILGLTGSIGMGKSATARMFAERGVPVHDADAAVHALYGPGGAAAAAIGAAFPGVLGADGGVDRARLRAAVLGSPDRMAALEAIVHPLVRAASAEFLARHAAAALVVLDVPLLYETGGEDRCDAVAVVSAPPEIQRERVLARPGMTEAALAAILAKQMPDAEKRARADFVIDTGRGFPAAEAEVARIVERLTTPRAKPHAGNG, encoded by the coding sequence ATGATGCCGACGGCCGGATCCGGACCCGTCATCCTCGGGCTCACGGGCTCGATCGGCATGGGCAAGTCGGCCACGGCCCGGATGTTCGCGGAGCGCGGCGTCCCGGTCCACGACGCCGACGCCGCCGTCCACGCCCTCTACGGGCCGGGCGGCGCGGCCGCGGCGGCGATCGGCGCGGCCTTTCCCGGCGTGCTCGGCGCGGACGGCGGCGTCGACCGGGCGCGGCTGCGCGCCGCGGTGCTCGGTTCGCCGGACCGGATGGCGGCGCTGGAGGCCATCGTGCATCCCCTGGTCCGGGCGGCCAGCGCGGAATTCCTGGCGCGGCACGCGGCGGCGGCGCTGGTCGTCCTCGACGTCCCGCTCCTCTACGAGACCGGCGGCGAGGACCGCTGCGACGCGGTCGCGGTGGTGAGCGCCCCGCCCGAGATCCAGCGCGAACGGGTGCTCGCCCGACCCGGCATGACCGAGGCGGCCCTCGCGGCGATCCTCGCCAAGCAGATGCCCGACGCCGAGAAGCGCGCCCGGGCGGATTTCGTCATCGACACGGGCCGGGGTTTCCCCGCCGCCGAGGCCGAGGTGGCGCGGATCGTCGAGCGCCTGACAACGCCCCGTGCGAAGCCGCACGCCGGCAACGGATGA
- a CDS encoding shikimate dehydrogenase, whose translation MSVATPRAFVVGHPIAHSRSPLIHGHWLAVHGIPGSYERLDVPPAAFPDFVRGLPDSGFRGGNVTIPHKEAAFALADTLTPRARAIGAVNTLVVGPDGRIRGDNTDAPGFCAHLDHSLGAAWPERAGGTALVLGAGGAARAVVVGLAERGLRRVWVANRTAARAEAVAALAPGVGAALAWDDLPAALPGTGLLVNTTSLGMKGQPPLAVDLSPLPADAAVADIVYAPLETALLAAARRRGLAAVDGLGMLLHQAVPGFEAWFGPRPRVTPELRDRIVADLAG comes from the coding sequence GTGAGCGTCGCGACCCCCCGCGCCTTCGTGGTCGGCCACCCGATCGCCCACTCGCGCTCGCCGCTGATCCACGGCCACTGGCTCGCCGTGCACGGGATCCCGGGCTCCTACGAGCGGCTCGACGTGCCGCCGGCGGCGTTCCCGGACTTCGTCCGGGGCCTGCCGGATTCGGGCTTCCGGGGCGGCAACGTCACGATCCCCCACAAGGAGGCGGCCTTCGCGCTGGCCGACACCCTGACGCCGCGGGCCCGGGCGATCGGCGCGGTCAACACCCTGGTGGTCGGGCCGGACGGCCGGATCCGCGGCGACAACACCGACGCGCCGGGCTTCTGCGCCCATCTCGACCACAGCCTGGGCGCGGCCTGGCCGGAACGCGCGGGCGGCACCGCCCTGGTGCTCGGCGCCGGCGGCGCGGCGCGGGCGGTCGTGGTCGGGCTCGCCGAGCGCGGCCTGCGGCGCGTCTGGGTCGCCAACCGCACCGCGGCCCGGGCCGAGGCGGTGGCGGCGCTCGCGCCGGGCGTCGGCGCGGCGCTCGCCTGGGACGACCTGCCGGCGGCGCTTCCCGGGACCGGCCTCCTCGTCAACACCACGTCCCTGGGCATGAAGGGCCAGCCGCCCCTCGCCGTCGACCTGTCGCCCCTGCCGGCGGACGCGGCCGTGGCCGACATCGTCTACGCGCCCCTGGAGACGGCGCTCCTGGCGGCGGCGCGCCGGCGGGGGCTCGCCGCCGTGGACGGGCTCGGCATGCTGCTGCACCAGGCGGTGCCGGGTTTCGAGGCGTGGTTCGGCCCGCGCCCCCGCGTCACCCCGGAGCTGCGCGACCGGATCGTGGCGGACCTCGCTGGATGA
- a CDS encoding cation diffusion facilitator family transporter, with translation MAGHDHSHGGHGHGSHAHGSHAHGGHAHGGLGGHAHAPKDFGTAFAIGIVLNTAFVVIEAVYGYLSNSMSLVADAGHNLSDVLGLAAAWIAAILVRRRASARFTYGYRGSSILAALFNAVFLLIAMGAVIWEALVRLVHPEPVAGTTVMVVAAVGILVNGLTAWLFASGAKGDINVRGAFLHMVADAAVSAGVVVAGLVIQLTGLAWLDPAVSLVIAALVVWATWGLLRDSVAMSLDAVPPEISPDAVTDFLLERPGVAGLHDLHIWPMSTTSVALTVHLVMQEGHQAHRLPGNGFLTDTAEGLRARFGIGHATLQVEEAGGPACRLAQDCAA, from the coding sequence TTGGCCGGACACGATCATTCGCACGGCGGCCACGGGCACGGGAGCCATGCCCACGGAAGTCATGCCCACGGGGGCCACGCCCATGGCGGCCTCGGCGGCCACGCGCACGCGCCGAAGGATTTCGGCACGGCCTTCGCCATCGGCATCGTGCTCAACACCGCCTTCGTGGTGATCGAGGCGGTCTACGGCTATCTCAGCAACTCGATGTCGCTGGTGGCCGATGCCGGCCACAACCTGTCGGACGTTCTGGGCCTCGCGGCCGCCTGGATCGCCGCGATCCTGGTGCGCCGCCGCGCGAGCGCGCGCTTCACCTACGGCTACCGCGGCTCCTCGATCCTGGCGGCCCTGTTCAACGCCGTGTTCCTGCTCATCGCCATGGGAGCGGTGATCTGGGAGGCGCTGGTCCGGCTGGTCCACCCGGAGCCCGTCGCGGGCACGACCGTGATGGTGGTGGCCGCGGTGGGGATCCTGGTCAACGGCCTCACCGCGTGGCTCTTCGCCAGCGGAGCCAAGGGCGACATCAACGTCCGCGGGGCGTTCCTCCACATGGTGGCCGACGCCGCCGTCTCGGCCGGGGTCGTGGTGGCGGGCCTCGTGATCCAGCTCACCGGCCTCGCCTGGCTCGACCCGGCGGTCAGCCTCGTCATCGCCGCCCTAGTGGTCTGGGCGACCTGGGGCCTGCTGCGCGACAGCGTGGCCATGTCCCTCGACGCCGTGCCGCCGGAGATCTCCCCGGACGCGGTGACCGACTTCCTCCTCGAACGGCCGGGCGTCGCCGGCCTCCACGACCTGCATATCTGGCCCATGAGCACCACCAGCGTCGCCCTCACGGTCCATCTCGTGATGCAGGAGGGTCATCAGGCCCACCGCCTGCCCGGCAACGGCTTCCTCACCGACACCGCCGAGGGCCTGCGCGCTCGGTTCGGCATCGGCCACGCCACCCTCCAGGTCGAGGAGGCCGGCGGTCCGGCCTGCCGCCTCGCGCAGGATTGCGCGGCGTGA
- a CDS encoding Maf family protein: MPRSPWTGPQPLLLASTSPTRRLLLESAALPVETASPDVDERALEAARPGLSPPDLALALARAKAEAVAARFPGRIVLGADQVLDCDGTVFHKPADAEAARAQLARLSGRTHALHSAVALAGAVADAFVETARLTLRPLDERAIAAYVDCAGAERVRSSVGGYQLEGPGIHLFESVAGDHSTVLGLPLLPLLARLRAAGYLAF; the protein is encoded by the coding sequence ATGCCCCGCTCGCCCTGGACCGGTCCGCAACCGCTCCTCCTCGCCTCGACCAGCCCGACCCGGCGCCTCCTGCTGGAGAGCGCCGCCCTGCCGGTCGAGACCGCGTCGCCCGACGTCGACGAGCGCGCCCTGGAAGCGGCGCGCCCCGGCCTGTCCCCGCCCGACCTCGCCCTTGCGCTCGCGCGCGCCAAGGCCGAGGCGGTGGCGGCACGCTTCCCGGGGCGGATCGTGCTCGGCGCGGACCAAGTGCTCGATTGCGACGGCACGGTGTTCCACAAGCCGGCCGATGCCGAGGCCGCCCGGGCGCAGCTCGCCCGTCTGTCCGGCCGGACCCACGCCCTGCATTCCGCCGTGGCGCTGGCGGGGGCGGTCGCGGACGCCTTCGTGGAGACCGCCCGGCTGACCCTGCGCCCTCTCGATGAACGGGCGATCGCGGCCTATGTGGACTGCGCTGGCGCGGAGCGCGTGCGGTCGAGCGTCGGCGGCTACCAGCTCGAAGGGCCGGGGATCCACCTGTTCGAATCGGTGGCCGGGGACCACAGCACCGTGCTGGGCCTGCCGCTGCTGCCGCTCCTCGCGCGGCTCCGCGCCGCCGGCTACTTGGCCTTCTGA
- the rho gene encoding transcription termination factor Rho, producing MTPNPDALADDIETAESADVSADRPTMPAALEGVREVKLQDLKSKTPTDLTAFAEEVEVENASTMRKQELMFAILKQLAAKEVEIIGSGTVEVLQDGFGFLRSSDSNYLPGPDDIYISPTQIRRFGLRTGDTVEGPIRGPKDGERYFALLKVNTINFENPEKIKHKVHFDNLTPLFPTKRFKLELDNPTKKDFSPRIIDIVAPIGKGQRALIVAPPRTGKTVLMQNIAQSITLNHPECYLIVLLIDERPEEVTDMQRSVKGEVIASTFDEPATRHVQVAEMVIEKAKRLVEHGRDVVILLDSITRLGRAYNTVVPSSGKVLTGGVDANALQRPKRFFGAARNIEEGGSLSIIATALIDTGSRMDEVIFEEFKGTGNSEIILDRKVSDKRIFPAIDITRSGTRKEELLVPPDSLKKTYVLRRILNPMGVTDAIEFLLDKLRQTKSNSDFFDSMNT from the coding sequence ATGACGCCAAATCCCGACGCCCTCGCCGACGACATCGAGACCGCGGAGTCGGCCGATGTGTCCGCCGATCGCCCCACCATGCCGGCCGCCCTCGAGGGCGTCCGCGAGGTCAAGCTCCAGGACCTCAAATCGAAGACGCCGACCGACCTGACGGCCTTCGCCGAGGAGGTCGAGGTCGAGAACGCCTCGACCATGCGCAAGCAGGAGCTGATGTTCGCCATCCTGAAGCAGCTCGCTGCCAAGGAGGTCGAGATCATCGGGTCGGGCACCGTCGAGGTGCTGCAGGACGGCTTCGGCTTCCTGCGCTCCTCCGACTCGAACTACCTGCCCGGCCCGGACGACATCTACATCTCGCCGACCCAGATCCGCCGCTTCGGCCTGCGGACCGGCGACACCGTCGAGGGCCCGATCCGCGGCCCCAAGGACGGCGAGCGCTACTTCGCGCTGCTCAAGGTCAACACGATCAACTTCGAGAACCCGGAGAAGATCAAGCACAAGGTCCACTTCGACAACCTGACGCCGCTCTTCCCGACGAAGCGGTTCAAGCTCGAGCTGGACAACCCGACCAAGAAGGACTTCTCGCCGCGGATCATCGACATCGTGGCGCCGATCGGCAAGGGCCAGCGCGCCCTGATCGTGGCGCCGCCGCGCACGGGTAAGACCGTGCTGATGCAGAACATCGCCCAGTCGATCACCCTCAACCACCCGGAGTGCTACCTGATCGTGCTGCTCATCGACGAGCGGCCCGAGGAGGTCACCGACATGCAGCGCTCGGTGAAGGGCGAGGTCATCGCCTCGACCTTCGACGAGCCGGCCACCCGCCACGTGCAGGTCGCCGAGATGGTGATCGAGAAGGCCAAGCGCCTCGTGGAGCACGGGCGCGACGTGGTGATCCTCTTGGACTCCATCACCCGCCTCGGCCGCGCCTACAACACCGTGGTGCCGTCCTCCGGCAAGGTGCTGACCGGCGGTGTCGACGCCAACGCCCTGCAGCGGCCCAAGCGCTTCTTCGGCGCGGCCCGCAACATCGAGGAGGGCGGCTCGCTCTCGATCATCGCCACGGCGCTGATCGACACCGGCTCGCGCATGGACGAGGTGATCTTCGAGGAGTTCAAGGGCACCGGCAACTCCGAGATCATCCTGGACCGCAAGGTCTCCGACAAGCGCATCTTCCCGGCGATCGACATCACCCGCTCGGGCACCCGCAAGGAGGAGCTGCTGGTCCCGCCGGACTCGCTCAAGAAGACCTACGTGCTGCGCCGCATCCTCAACCCGATGGGCGTCACCGACGCGATCGAGTTCCTGCTCGACAAGCTGCGCCAGACCAAGAGCAACAGCGACTTCTTCGACTCGATGAACACCTGA
- a CDS encoding DUF3429 domain-containing protein gives MRDDATGRTLTTHEPRRIPWLEIVFGFGPMLPIAVGTAVAWWLNGKPLDYLVALFTLLYAASILLFLAGVRRGVSFRTEGGPQVSQIVTMLVLYGLGLGSLFAAVMGKAVPALAMLILGYAAIGILDPIAARAGEVPLSHARLRPLQMPIAVVSLAALLWLKLTAPY, from the coding sequence ATGCGCGACGACGCCACCGGACGCACCCTCACCACGCACGAGCCGCGCCGGATTCCCTGGCTCGAGATCGTCTTCGGCTTCGGCCCGATGCTGCCGATCGCCGTCGGCACCGCCGTGGCGTGGTGGCTGAACGGCAAGCCCCTCGACTACCTCGTGGCGCTGTTCACCCTGCTCTACGCCGCCTCGATCCTGCTGTTCCTGGCCGGCGTGCGCCGCGGCGTCAGCTTCCGGACCGAGGGCGGGCCGCAGGTGTCGCAGATCGTCACCATGCTGGTCCTCTACGGCCTCGGGCTGGGCAGCCTGTTCGCGGCGGTGATGGGCAAGGCGGTGCCGGCGCTCGCGATGCTGATCCTCGGCTACGCCGCCATCGGGATCCTCGATCCGATCGCGGCGCGCGCCGGCGAGGTGCCCCTGTCGCATGCCCGCCTGCGCCCGCTGCAGATGCCGATCGCCGTGGTGAGTCTCGCGGCCCTGCTCTGGCTCAAGCTGACCGCGCCGTACTGA
- the hisS gene encoding histidine--tRNA ligase codes for MSKPDTPKAEKADTLKPRLPRGFVDRRAGEIAAQGRMLETIRKSFELYGFEALETPFVEYTEALGKFLPDLDRPNAGVFSFQDDDEAWLSLRYDLTAPLARFVAENYDALPKPYRSYRAGYVFRNEKPGPGRFRQFMQFDADIVGAGSVAADAETCMLMADTLNRLGLGGQYVVKVNNRKVLDGVMEAIGLAGPDKAGQRLTVLRAIDKLDRLGVDGVRDLLGSGRKDESGDFTKGAGLDAAAIGRILAYVSFQADAGDGADKVAFWEKFFAGWHDAVGDSETGREGIAELHAIMRLCAAAGYGHDVIRADPSVVRGLEYYTGPVYEAELTFPVTNEDGQTVRFGSVAGGGRYDGLVGRFRAEPVPATGFSIGVSRLFSALQLVGSPLIAGAEAPGPVVVLVLDRENMADYQRLVALLRADGIRAELYLGAAGMKAQMKYADRRRAPVAVIQGSNERLAGEVQIKDLIAGAQAAESIASNAEWKAARPAQVSCPEADLVAQVRAVLSRHFPSTEI; via the coding sequence ATGTCCAAGCCCGACACCCCGAAGGCCGAGAAGGCCGACACCCTGAAGCCCCGCCTGCCGCGCGGCTTCGTCGACCGCCGCGCCGGCGAGATCGCCGCGCAGGGCCGGATGCTGGAGACGATCCGCAAGAGCTTCGAGCTCTACGGGTTCGAGGCCCTGGAGACGCCCTTCGTCGAGTACACCGAGGCCCTGGGCAAGTTCCTGCCCGACCTCGACCGCCCGAACGCCGGCGTGTTCTCGTTCCAGGACGACGACGAGGCGTGGCTGTCGCTCCGCTACGACCTGACGGCGCCACTGGCCCGCTTCGTGGCCGAGAACTACGACGCCCTGCCCAAGCCCTATCGGAGCTACCGGGCCGGCTACGTCTTCCGCAACGAGAAGCCGGGGCCGGGCCGCTTCCGCCAGTTCATGCAGTTCGACGCCGACATCGTCGGCGCCGGCAGCGTCGCGGCCGATGCCGAGACCTGCATGCTGATGGCCGACACGCTGAACCGGCTCGGGCTCGGCGGTCAGTACGTGGTCAAGGTCAACAACCGGAAGGTGCTCGACGGCGTCATGGAGGCGATCGGGCTCGCCGGTCCCGACAAGGCCGGCCAGCGCCTCACCGTGCTGCGGGCGATCGACAAGCTCGACCGGCTCGGCGTCGACGGGGTGCGCGACCTGCTCGGGTCCGGCCGCAAGGACGAGAGCGGCGACTTCACCAAGGGCGCGGGCCTCGACGCGGCGGCGATCGGCCGGATCCTCGCCTACGTGTCGTTCCAGGCGGATGCCGGCGACGGCGCCGACAAGGTGGCGTTCTGGGAGAAGTTCTTCGCCGGCTGGCACGACGCGGTCGGCGACTCGGAGACCGGCCGGGAGGGCATCGCCGAGCTGCACGCGATCATGCGCCTCTGCGCCGCCGCCGGCTACGGCCACGACGTGATCCGGGCCGATCCGAGCGTGGTGCGCGGGCTCGAATACTACACCGGGCCGGTCTACGAGGCCGAGCTGACGTTTCCCGTCACCAACGAGGACGGCCAGACCGTGCGCTTCGGCTCGGTCGCGGGCGGCGGGCGCTACGACGGCCTCGTCGGGCGGTTCCGGGCCGAGCCGGTGCCGGCCACCGGCTTCTCGATCGGCGTCTCGCGGCTGTTCTCGGCGCTCCAGCTCGTGGGCAGCCCCCTGATCGCCGGTGCCGAGGCCCCCGGGCCGGTGGTGGTGCTGGTCCTCGACCGGGAGAACATGGCCGATTACCAGCGGCTCGTCGCGCTCCTGCGCGCCGACGGCATCCGGGCCGAGCTCTACCTCGGTGCCGCCGGCATGAAGGCGCAGATGAAGTACGCCGACCGCCGCCGCGCGCCCGTGGCGGTGATCCAGGGCTCGAACGAGCGCCTGGCCGGCGAGGTCCAGATCAAGGACCTGATCGCGGGCGCCCAGGCGGCCGAGTCCATCGCCAGCAACGCCGAGTGGAAGGCGGCGCGGCCCGCGCAGGTCTCGTGTCCCGAGGCCGACCTGGTGGCGCAGGTCCGCGCCGTGCTGAGCCGGCATTTTCCGTCAACCGAGATCTGA
- a CDS encoding ATP phosphoribosyltransferase regulatory subunit, translating to MTRPEAGETGAGDAARARLSAHLAAAGYRPVTPPVLQPLEPFLELSGEDIRRRIFVTQDAGGAELCLRPEFTIPVCRLHRAEADGQAADYSYCGPVFRLAADEPDEFFQAGIESIGRTDTPAADAEVLGLALEGLALFGRTDPAVRLGDMGLTVALLDGLAVPPAAKRRTLRALAAGRSLDAVTNGAEGTRPEDPHAGLLAAIQGQDPRGVRAFVEDVLAIAGISAVGGRSAGEIAERFLAKAAAQAHGGAGLNAENRALLDRYRAIAGHPDAAARDLRALVADAGIRHDALAAALDLFEERTGFIAARGLPIERFRFQGGFARNLDYYTGFIFEVTERDGPTLVGGGRYDGLLGHLGSPAPLPAVGCTFWIERVAGAGR from the coding sequence ATGACACGACCGGAGGCGGGCGAGACGGGGGCGGGGGACGCGGCGCGCGCGCGGCTCTCCGCGCATCTGGCGGCGGCGGGCTACCGGCCGGTGACGCCGCCGGTGCTGCAACCGCTGGAGCCGTTCCTCGAACTGTCGGGCGAGGATATCCGCCGGCGGATCTTCGTCACCCAGGACGCGGGCGGCGCCGAGCTGTGCCTGCGGCCCGAGTTCACCATTCCGGTCTGCCGCCTGCACCGGGCGGAAGCCGACGGGCAGGCGGCCGATTACAGCTATTGCGGCCCGGTCTTCCGGCTCGCCGCCGACGAGCCCGACGAGTTCTTCCAGGCCGGCATCGAGTCGATCGGGCGGACCGACACGCCGGCGGCCGATGCCGAGGTGCTGGGCCTCGCCCTGGAGGGCCTCGCGCTGTTCGGCCGGACCGACCCGGCGGTGCGGCTCGGCGACATGGGCCTGACCGTGGCGCTCCTCGACGGGCTCGCGGTCCCGCCCGCCGCCAAGCGCCGGACGCTCCGGGCGCTCGCCGCCGGGCGCTCGCTCGACGCCGTGACCAACGGCGCGGAGGGCACCCGTCCGGAGGATCCCCACGCCGGCCTGCTGGCGGCGATCCAGGGCCAGGACCCGCGCGGGGTGCGCGCCTTCGTGGAGGACGTGCTGGCCATCGCCGGGATCTCGGCGGTGGGCGGGCGCAGCGCCGGCGAGATCGCCGAGCGCTTCCTCGCCAAGGCCGCCGCGCAGGCCCATGGCGGGGCCGGGCTCAACGCCGAGAACCGCGCGCTCCTCGACCGCTACCGGGCGATCGCCGGCCATCCGGACGCCGCCGCCCGCGACCTGCGGGCGCTCGTCGCCGACGCGGGCATCCGGCACGACGCCCTCGCGGCCGCCCTCGACCTGTTCGAGGAGCGCACCGGCTTCATCGCGGCCCGCGGCCTGCCGATCGAGCGCTTCCGCTTCCAGGGCGGCTTCGCCCGCAACCTCGACTACTACACCGGCTTCATCTTCGAGGTGACCGAGCGGGACGGCCCGACCCTGGTCGGCGGCGGCCGCTACGACGGCCTGCTCGGCCATCTCGGCAGCCCGGCGCCGCTGCCCGCGGTCGGCTGCACCTTCTGGATCGAGCGCGTCGCGGGAGCCGGCCGATGA
- the hisG gene encoding ATP phosphoribosyltransferase, translated as MSASDAAAMPLILAVPSKGRLQENASAFFGRAGLKLAQGAGARDYRGKLIGVPDVEVRYLSASEIAAQLASGAAHLGVTGEDLIRETLPDVRGQVELLTPLGFGNATVVVAVPQAWIDVRDMSDLDEVAAGMRTRHGRRLRVATKYVNLTRRFFAEKGVADYRIVESLGATEGAPAAGSAEIVVDITTTGATLSANALKVLDDGIILRSEANLVASLKAPWGEGQRAALRTVLGRIAAEERARTTREVRAALPESGTIDLATLAGLHEAELPYGAPRAPDGEIVLRCPEAAVFELAGALVEAGARAVTVRRVDYAFAAENPLAERLLARL; from the coding sequence ATGAGTGCCTCGGACGCGGCCGCCATGCCGCTGATCCTCGCCGTCCCGTCCAAGGGTCGCCTGCAGGAGAATGCCAGCGCGTTCTTCGGCCGCGCGGGCCTCAAGCTCGCGCAGGGCGCCGGCGCCCGCGACTACCGGGGCAAGCTCATCGGCGTGCCCGACGTCGAGGTGCGCTACCTCTCGGCCTCCGAGATCGCCGCGCAGCTCGCCTCGGGCGCCGCCCATCTCGGCGTCACCGGCGAGGACCTGATCCGCGAGACCCTGCCGGACGTGCGCGGCCAGGTCGAGCTGCTGACGCCGCTCGGCTTCGGCAACGCCACCGTGGTGGTGGCGGTGCCCCAGGCCTGGATCGACGTGCGCGACATGTCCGACCTCGACGAGGTCGCGGCCGGCATGCGGACCCGTCACGGCCGGCGCCTGCGCGTCGCCACCAAGTACGTGAACCTGACCCGCCGGTTCTTCGCCGAGAAGGGCGTCGCCGATTACCGGATCGTCGAGAGCCTGGGCGCCACCGAGGGGGCGCCGGCGGCGGGCTCCGCCGAGATCGTGGTCGACATCACCACCACGGGGGCGACGCTCTCGGCCAACGCCCTGAAGGTGCTGGACGACGGCATCATCCTGCGCTCGGAGGCGAACCTCGTCGCCTCGCTCAAGGCGCCCTGGGGCGAGGGCCAGCGGGCCGCGCTCCGCACCGTGCTCGGCCGCATCGCCGCCGAGGAGCGCGCCCGGACCACCCGGGAGGTGCGCGCCGCCCTGCCGGAGAGCGGCACGATCGACCTCGCCACCCTGGCCGGCCTGCACGAGGCCGAGCTGCCCTACGGCGCTCCGCGCGCCCCGGACGGCGAGATCGTCCTGCGCTGTCCCGAGGCCGCGGTGTTCGAGCTGGCCGGCGCCCTGGTCGAGGCCGGCGCGCGGGCCGTGACGGTGCGGCGGGTCGACTACGCCTTCGCGGCCGAGAACCCGCTGGCGGAGCGGCTGCTGGCGCGGCTCTGA